ACGGCTCGCGCAATGAGCGGTGCTTTCCTCCAAAGGCCGGCCAGGGTCAGCTCACCGTCTTGGTACATCCGATGCCACTCCCGCCGTTGCCGCAGCACCCGCTCGTCGTCGCGCAGATGCAGGCGCCGGAGGGTCTGTTCCGCCAATCCCCGCACCGCTGGAGGAACCCGATCGGTGACCACCAGCTGCAGGGAGGGCAGCAGAATCTCGAACCAGTCGGCACCCACCTCGAAGGGGTCCAGCACGTCGGCCGTCCCCTTGCAGCTGTTCATCAGCGCCGATGCGTACCGGTAGTTGCTCCACTCGTAAGCGGCGGCAGGGTTCTTTTGCCAACTCCGGAAATGATCCACGGTGCCCACCGGCTCGTACATGGCCGAGTAGGCGCACAGGTCCCGAAAGCCGACTGCAAGCACCGATTTGAAGGGGGTCCAGTAGTCGCGCGGTCGTTCGGCGCCGGGGTGCGCAACCAGCCAAGCTGCTCCCTTCTGGCGGCACTCGCTGTCAAACGTCGGAGGCTCGGGTGAAGGATCGAAGTGGATCATGGTTCGTTTCCGATGCTCGCTTCGAAACGTACGATCCAGCGTGGCCAGAATGGGTCATGACCGGCCAGCGTGCGCTGCAGCTCGCGGTGGATGGCGGCCTTGGAGGAAAGAGTCGCTGGCAAGGCCGCCCGGTCGCCGCGCATCCATGCCTCGGCAGCCTCAATCGCCTGCTCGGCCTCCAGGGAACGGGCCTGTCGAAGACCGAACACCTCGGACACCAGCCAGTTCGCGGTGTCACCCTGTTTGACCCAGGGAAGCGGCCGGAGGCGGACCTGGCCGGCCTTGAGATCCAAGTGTGCCAGTCGGTCTGCTTCTTCATCGAAGAGTGGCTCCAGGGAAGCCAGGAGCAAGGGCGAGTGCGTAGCGGTGATGAGCTGGACGGTGGTGTCGGCAGTGCCAGTCAGCGCGTTGACCACTTCCAGCATCGACCTCAGGATCACGCGCTGCCATCGCGGGTGGAGATGCGATTCGATCTCGTCGATCAGGAAGATCACCTGGCGAGCGAAATCCTGCCCCAGAAGCTCACTGGCTCGCCGGTGCTCCTGCCAAGCCCAGACCAGAAGATACGCCAAGCCGATGATCCGTTTCATGCCTGCGGAAGCATGGAGTACCGGGACTTCCTCCCCGTAGGGCATCTTGAGCGTCGGAATATCCCGGACGTCATCGAGGCTGATGCGTGTTGGCCCACCTGGGCGCAGCTCCTCCTCGGCTGCGGGCGAAAGACGCCGCAGGGCAGCCTGCAGCTGAGCGAAGGGCTCGCCGTTTTCCCTTTGCCAGCTCATCCAGTCCCTGATGAGACCATTCGAAAGCACACCGCCTGGTGCCTCGAGACCATCCCAGATGTCTTGTGGCCGGAAGAGATAGGCGGGTGGCCGGTCCTGGACATCGACCTCTCCCTTCCGCCGCCAATAGTTGCGTGCCGGATCCCAAACCGCGAAGCTGTCGTCCACTTGCGCATACAAGACAAGGCCAGGGTTGGAGGGCCGGCCTGCTTTACCGGTCCAGGCCTGCAGCGGACGATCGAAGGTGGATGTGTACTCGTTCGTCTTCTTCTTCCCGGTGAAGCGGAACCCGATCGAGGCGTTCTTGGCGCCAGCAGTTGGCCGCGCTGGCAGGGAGGCCCACGTTCTGGTCAAGGCCCACCAGGCGATATCGAGGAGAAAGCTCTTGCCCAACCCGTTGTCACCGGTGATGACGTTGATTCGTGGACCGAATTCCAGCTCCAACGTCGGCGCAGGGCCAACGTTCTTCAATTGCAAGTATTCAAGCATCGTTATGCTCCTGCGGCATGGTATCGGGTTCCCTGACGTTCCCCGGTGCGGCTCACCATGCCCCGCTCCAGCAGGATCGCCCCAGCGCGGTTCCAGTCGCTGCCGGCGATACCGGTGCCGGCCAGGACATCGGCCTTGGAGGCGCCGCCGGCGACCCGGGCGATGGCCTGGCGGACAACGGCCAGGGCTGCCGATTGTGGCCGCGTTTGGCGGCATGGTCCAGAGAGGGGGAGCTGGCGCCGGTTGCGGCGGTCGGGTGCGAGGGCCACCAGCGCCCGGGTGAGCGGGTCCCGAAGCCCCGAATCCCAGCCCAACGGCGTCTCCGCAGCCAGCCCGGCAGGTCTCCCGTGCCAGCTCCTGCGCCATCTGCCAGGCTCCGGCATGGATCCGGGCTGCATCACCGGGCTTCGACTGTATACTCGGTTCATCTGCAGACCTCAACACGGGGCATCCCCGTCCATTGCCGGGTTACCCCACCGCGCCGGCCTTCCATCTGGTTTCTGTTCGTCGGGGCCGATTCTTGCCTGGGGCCTCCTCCAGACCCCAAGTCGCCATGGCGCCCTTGCCTCCGGCTCCTTGTTCCGGTTGTCGCGGCCGAGAGAGGACTTGCACCTCCAGGAGATTGCGCCATGCGTGGCGCACAAAGAAGAACCTGGGACACTATCTGTCCCAGGTGGGATGCTACCCTGCCAGCAGGCGCACGGCAAGGGCCGGCGTCTGGAGGAACCCCAACCTGCACGGAGGATGCTCCCATGATCGCACACCAGCACGGATTCGTTGAAGGCTTCCTGGCAGCCGCCGCCCTTCTGGATCGTCCCCTCCCGGCACCGGGCCTGGCCGAATCGCCGCCGGCCGCCCTTTTGCCGGAGCCGGCTTGCAACCTCGGCGGCCTCGCCCTGTCCTGGGAAGAGTACCTGGAGATCCCCACCTTTCTGCGCCGGGGCATTCGCCTGGATCCGGCGGCGGATGGCGCGGGGTGATCAAGGGGCATACGGCCGGCCCGCAAGATGCTTGACTTGCGGAAAGGGTCAATCCTAAGCTCGGCCTAGGAATTGGTCCTGGGCCAGGAGCGCGGGATTTCTGCCGTTCCGGACTCGGATCTTCGATATCGGCCAGTGGTGCCGGCAGGAGTCGCCATGTGGAGTCCGGGCTGCAATCGATTCTTCCCTGAAGGTCGCCGCGCCGTCCCCGGGCTGTGGGCCATGGCGGTGGCTGCCGGCCTTGCCCTTCCCGTTCCCACCCTGGCCGGCGAGCCGGGGGGCTTCTTCCGGGAGGTCAAGCCGGTGGTCACCGTGGAGAATCGCCTTGGCCTCGCGCTCCGCGCCGCGGGCGGCAGCCAGGACTCGGATCTCTATGACCACTGGCTGGTGCGGGGCAGCGGCTGGGCGGGTGGCCATCTGGACGGCGCCTTCTCCGGCCGGCTGCACAAGGATCTGGACTCCACCGACCGTTCCCTGGGCAGCGATCTCTTCGTGGGCGTCGAGGATCGGCGGCAGGGGTGGGCGGAGCAGATCTACCAGCTCTGGGCCGACCTGCACACCGGGGACGGACGGTTCGGCCTGCGCCTGGGCCGGCAGTACCTGGAGAACGCCGGCGCCCTCCAGATCGACGGCGGACTTCTGCGGTTCTTTGCCGGCGATCCCCTGGATGGCGAGCTCTTCTTCGGCCGGCCGGTGAGCTATTATTCGACCACCCGCGACGACTGGGCCGGCGGCGCGGCCCTGGGAGCACGACTGTGGCCGGGAGGCAAGCTGCGGCTGGCGTATGTGGCCTTTCGGGACCGGGAGGTGGACGCGCGAGACGAGCAGCTTCTGGTCGAGGCCTGGCAGCGCCTGGCGGCCTCCTGGCAGGCCCGGGGCCGGCTCATGCTCCTGGACGCCGAGCTGGCTATGGCGGCAGCCGAGGCCCGTTACGGGGCACTGGCTGCCGGCTTCGATGCCTGGCTGCGGCTGGAGCACTGGCAGGGTCTGGGCGCCATGGGCAACGCCTACTCCCCTTTGCAGGCCACCCTGGGGGATCTGGCGCCCTTCACCGTGCTGTCGGCCCGCTGCTCCAAGGTTCTGCTGCCCTGGCTCACCGTCTCCCCCGGGGTGTCCGGCCGCTTCGTGGCCGCGGGTAACCGGGACCTCCACAACCGGCAGTATGGCCACGCCGATCTCACCTTCCTCTTCACCCTCACCCCGGCCTGGACCCTGTCCGTAAGCGGCGAGCACTGGGACGTCAGCGGCCACGATCGCTTCCAGGGGGTGAGCGGCCAGGTGAGCTATCGGCCGGGCGGTCTCTGGGATCTGTCCGCCGGCACCGCCTATCTGGACTACCACTATACCCAGTACGCGGATACCAGCTTCGCCCTGCGGCCGGCGGATGTCGTCATCGCCGCCGACAACTCAGTGGTGCAGGTCTCGCCGGATGCCTACACCCTGTTCGTCCGGCTCCGCTGCCGCCTGACCGAGGCGGTCTCGCTCCGGATCCATGCCGAGCTGGAGGACAATTCCCTGGAGTCCGACACCATCTACGGCCTGCGCACCACCCTCATCACCCGGTTCTGACCGTGCTTGTGAGGTAGCCCCATGAAGGCCTTCCTTCGCCACCCCCCGCTCCTCTTCGTCCCCCTTGTCGTCTCGGTCCTGATGCTGCTGGGCGGCTGCCGGGAGAGCGGCCAGCTCGGCTTGCGCTTCAGCCATTTCCACCACCTGGAGGAGCAGGGCCTGGCCTGTGCCGACTGCCACGGCCCGGGCCAGGCCGGGCGCTTCGCCCGGGCCGGTCACCAGGCGTGCCGGGAGTGCCACAGCGACTGGATCGACGCCGAGCCCAGCCTGGACGCCTGCGGCCATTGTCATCTGGTGGCCAAGGCCGAGGACCTGGCCGCGCCCAGGAGCGTGCCACCGGCCGGCAGCGGCGTGTTCCTGCACACCCCGGCCCTGACCGCCTGGTGCGGCGAATGCCATGGCGCGCTGCTGGACCGGAGGGTCGAGACCCTGCCACCCATGACCCGGAACGATGTCCTGGCGATCCGGGAGCGGTCCCATGCCGCCGGCCGGGCATGCAGCGACTGCCACGAGGGTCTGAGCCGGGAGACGATGCCGGCCAGCCACGCCAGCACCGACTGGCACCGGCGCCACGGCCTGGCCGCCGTGGACAGCGAGTCGGCCTGCCGGGCCTGCCATGCCGAGCCGACCTGCCGGGCCTGTCACCAGGAGGAGCGACCGGCCAGCCATACGGCGCTTTTCACCGAATCCACCCACGGCTTCG
This window of the Thermodesulfobacteriota bacterium genome carries:
- a CDS encoding ATP-binding protein; this encodes MLEYLQLKNVGPAPTLELEFGPRINVITGDNGLGKSFLLDIAWWALTRTWASLPARPTAGAKNASIGFRFTGKKKTNEYTSTFDRPLQAWTGKAGRPSNPGLVLYAQVDDSFAVWDPARNYWRRKGEVDVQDRPPAYLFRPQDIWDGLEAPGGVLSNGLIRDWMSWQRENGEPFAQLQAALRRLSPAAEEELRPGGPTRISLDDVRDIPTLKMPYGEEVPVLHASAGMKRIIGLAYLLVWAWQEHRRASELLGQDFARQVIFLIDEIESHLHPRWQRVILRSMLEVVNALTGTADTTVQLITATHSPLLLASLEPLFDEEADRLAHLDLKAGQVRLRPLPWVKQGDTANWLVSEVFGLRQARSLEAEQAIEAAEAWMRGDRAALPATLSSKAAIHRELQRTLAGHDPFWPRWIVRFEASIGNEP